From Sulfurovum zhangzhouensis, the proteins below share one genomic window:
- the queC gene encoding 7-cyano-7-deazaguanine synthase QueC, translating to MNVTPKAVCIISGGMDSALSAKIAKDEGYEIIALHFNYGQRTQKKELESFRKITKTLDAIESYEIDLDFFEQIGASALTDKSIEVPTGGIEEGVPVTYVPFRNGIFLSIATAIAEKHGAQALYIGVVEEDSSGYPDCRENYIKQMERAINLGTKDETNLEIKMPLVAMSKAEIVAEALKRNVPLQFTWSCYKNEDVACGVCDSCRLRLKGFTKAGVKDPIEYADSLTAED from the coding sequence ATGAACGTCACCCCCAAAGCAGTATGTATTATCTCAGGCGGTATGGATAGTGCATTGAGCGCAAAGATCGCCAAAGATGAAGGCTATGAGATCATCGCATTACACTTTAATTATGGACAACGTACTCAGAAAAAAGAGTTGGAGTCATTTAGAAAGATCACCAAGACACTTGATGCTATAGAGTCTTACGAGATCGATCTGGATTTTTTTGAGCAGATAGGTGCTTCGGCGCTCACTGATAAAAGTATTGAAGTGCCGACAGGAGGAATTGAAGAGGGTGTACCGGTTACCTATGTCCCGTTTAGAAACGGTATTTTTCTCTCCATTGCCACGGCTATAGCCGAAAAGCATGGTGCCCAGGCACTTTATATCGGCGTGGTCGAAGAGGATAGTTCAGGATATCCTGACTGTCGTGAAAACTATATCAAACAGATGGAACGTGCGATCAATCTTGGTACAAAAGATGAAACGAACCTGGAGATCAAGATGCCTTTGGTGGCAATGAGTAAGGCAGAGATCGTAGCCGAGGCACTCAAACGTAATGTTCCGTTACAGTTTACATGGAGTTGTTATAAAAATGAAGACGTGGCATGTGGTGTATGTGACAGTTGCAGACTGAGATTGAAAGGATTTACAAAGGCCGGGGTCAAAGACCCGATTGAATATGCCGATTCACTTACTGCTGAAGATTGA
- the ybeY gene encoding rRNA maturation RNase YbeY: protein MIELDNQTELGVDIDALEKIASELTNAPIELIITDNETIRELNAQYRDKDKPTDVLSFPIEQVIPGMPLGSIVISEPYVIEKAVEFGHKPDDELALLFIHGLLHLLGYDHEIDNGEMRAKEEALIEQFALPKSLIVRTTIE, encoded by the coding sequence ATGATAGAACTAGACAATCAAACAGAACTGGGTGTGGATATAGATGCACTGGAGAAGATCGCTTCAGAACTCACTAATGCTCCCATAGAACTAATCATCACCGATAATGAGACAATCAGAGAGCTTAACGCACAATATAGGGATAAAGATAAACCGACAGATGTTCTAAGCTTTCCTATAGAGCAGGTGATACCGGGTATGCCTTTGGGTTCCATCGTGATCTCTGAACCTTATGTCATAGAGAAGGCTGTAGAATTCGGGCATAAACCTGATGATGAACTTGCTCTGCTATTTATCCACGGTTTACTGCACCTGCTAGGCTATGACCATGAGATAGACAACGGTGAAATGCGTGCAAAAGAAGAAGCACTCATTGAACAGTTTGCACTGCCAAAAAGTTTGATTGTAAGAACTACAATAGAATAA
- a CDS encoding calcium/sodium antiporter produces the protein MEFLIFIIAMGALIWGADKIVEQSEKIALHLNISEFVIGATLVALGTSLPEMAASMAASANNHPEIAISNVIGSNILNITLVLAIIFLIVKELNPDRDFFAKDSIWALMPIMMFLLMAIDGIISRFDAALLLLLMIAYVMFLLKDAKGLGTEEVDELAREEFSWFSSITWILIGFILVVGGANFAVDSASGIARGFGVSEWVIGIIMISFGTSLPELVVSVSAAMKNKVEMAIGNIIGSNLANTSVVLGAAAMVKPMDFAMGSYIFDISTMVVATLMLVFIAANRLYSKPAGISLVIVLGLFLNNTLQSLA, from the coding sequence GTGGAATTTTTGATATTTATTATCGCGATGGGTGCACTGATATGGGGTGCTGACAAGATCGTCGAACAGAGTGAAAAGATTGCACTGCATCTCAATATCTCAGAATTTGTGATCGGTGCAACGTTGGTCGCATTAGGGACAAGTCTTCCAGAGATGGCAGCCAGTATGGCTGCCAGTGCCAACAACCACCCTGAAATCGCCATTTCAAACGTCATAGGTAGTAATATACTTAATATCACACTGGTTCTTGCCATAATATTCCTGATCGTAAAAGAACTGAACCCGGATCGTGACTTCTTTGCAAAAGACAGTATCTGGGCACTAATGCCGATCATGATGTTTCTGCTCATGGCTATAGATGGTATCATCTCACGATTTGATGCTGCACTGCTTTTACTGCTGATGATCGCTTATGTGATGTTCCTTCTCAAAGATGCAAAAGGCCTGGGAACTGAAGAAGTTGATGAACTTGCAAGAGAAGAATTTAGCTGGTTTTCCTCTATCACATGGATTCTCATAGGGTTTATACTGGTTGTAGGAGGTGCAAACTTTGCTGTAGACAGTGCTTCTGGCATCGCAAGAGGATTTGGTGTCAGCGAATGGGTAATCGGTATCATCATGATCTCATTTGGTACTTCACTTCCGGAACTTGTCGTATCAGTTTCTGCAGCGATGAAAAATAAAGTAGAGATGGCTATTGGAAATATCATTGGATCCAACCTTGCCAATACAAGTGTAGTCCTTGGTGCAGCTGCAATGGTAAAACCAATGGATTTTGCAATGGGAAGTTATATCTTTGATATCTCTACGATGGTAGTGGCAACGCTTATGCTTGTCTTTATTGCAGCCAACAGGCTTTATAGTAAGCCTGCCGGTATCAGTCTAGTGATCGTTCTTGGATTGTTTTTGAACAATACTCTTCAAAGCCTCGCTTGA
- a CDS encoding PhoX family protein, whose translation MKTWISLAAATALMGILTGCNSNDNNTASTAGASIAVESFSEVSAPVTDADKMAIKTSDSVTYAKGETDDLFYTQLMKARDINNGETFGLIKDYTDQPINYTDGSPYICDGANGNARGSGLDHSSILQMDGRIFMVAQFECAVGAMYGFELEQDSTTGELSVKENSMQYISQKDDFGGWVHCAGMTTPWNSHLGSEEYEPNARSLTMDPVTKLTGDKNFDEVTKYYWKDENNANEMHNNNPYYYGYIPEVKVDASNAKPTYTYTKHFSMGRAAWEMGYVMPDEKTVYLSDDGTNVGFYMYIADKAQDLSAGTLYAAKWNQTANTSKGGEANITWIKLGNATDAEIKAIVSTQPKFSDIFNTSDYNTTANPETGCAAGFTHTFTAAGDECLNVVAGQEKAAAFMETRRYAALLGATTEFRKEEGITFNPDDNKLYVAMSQVSKGMSDTKGDVQLSQNSCGAVYALDVHGSVNDTTGNAINSSMVVVNMTGIIAGTPKTYDASSPYVAYTCDVDGISNPDNVTYLQGSNILAIGEDTDGHPNDFVWAMNTQTGELTRIVSTPYGSETTSPYWYKDINGFGYMTLTTQHPFGETDVADPDYALSTDITAEKDSSIGVVGPFDFIEGDGKGLR comes from the coding sequence GTGAAAACATGGATAAGTCTTGCTGCTGCAACAGCATTGATGGGGATATTGACAGGATGCAATAGTAATGATAATAATACAGCAAGCACTGCTGGAGCAAGCATCGCAGTAGAAAGCTTTAGCGAAGTTTCTGCACCTGTAACTGATGCTGATAAAATGGCAATCAAAACTTCTGACAGTGTAACTTACGCAAAAGGTGAAACTGATGATCTTTTCTATACTCAGCTTATGAAAGCAAGAGATATTAACAACGGAGAAACTTTTGGTCTGATTAAAGACTACACTGATCAACCAATTAATTATACGGATGGTTCACCGTACATCTGTGACGGAGCTAACGGTAATGCACGAGGTTCAGGACTTGATCACTCTTCGATCCTTCAAATGGATGGAAGAATCTTTATGGTTGCTCAGTTTGAATGTGCAGTAGGAGCGATGTATGGTTTTGAACTTGAACAGGACAGTACGACAGGTGAGCTTAGTGTTAAAGAAAACTCAATGCAATATATCAGCCAAAAAGATGATTTCGGCGGTTGGGTGCACTGTGCTGGTATGACAACACCATGGAACTCTCATCTCGGATCAGAAGAGTATGAGCCTAATGCACGTTCACTTACTATGGACCCGGTAACAAAACTTACAGGCGATAAGAATTTTGATGAAGTAACGAAATACTACTGGAAAGATGAGAACAATGCCAATGAAATGCATAATAACAACCCTTACTACTATGGATATATCCCGGAAGTTAAAGTAGACGCCAGCAATGCAAAACCAACATATACTTATACGAAACACTTCTCTATGGGTAGAGCAGCTTGGGAAATGGGTTATGTAATGCCGGATGAAAAGACAGTATATCTTTCTGATGACGGTACAAATGTAGGTTTCTATATGTATATTGCAGACAAAGCACAGGACCTAAGTGCAGGTACACTTTATGCTGCGAAATGGAATCAGACTGCTAATACTTCAAAAGGTGGTGAAGCAAATATCACTTGGATAAAACTTGGAAATGCAACGGATGCAGAGATTAAGGCTATTGTCTCAACTCAACCGAAGTTTAGTGATATCTTTAATACATCGGACTATAACACTACAGCTAACCCGGAAACAGGATGTGCTGCAGGATTTACTCATACTTTTACTGCAGCCGGTGATGAGTGTCTGAATGTTGTTGCAGGACAGGAGAAGGCTGCTGCTTTCATGGAGACAAGAAGATATGCTGCATTGCTAGGTGCTACGACTGAATTTAGAAAAGAAGAAGGTATTACGTTCAATCCTGATGATAATAAGCTTTATGTTGCGATGAGTCAGGTATCTAAAGGCATGAGTGACACTAAGGGTGATGTTCAGCTTTCACAAAACAGTTGTGGTGCGGTATATGCATTGGATGTACACGGTTCTGTAAACGATACAACAGGTAATGCGATCAACAGTTCTATGGTTGTAGTGAACATGACAGGTATCATTGCCGGTACTCCTAAGACCTATGATGCATCATCACCGTATGTTGCCTATACTTGTGATGTAGATGGAATCTCAAATCCGGATAACGTTACATACCTTCAAGGTTCTAACATCCTGGCGATCGGTGAGGATACTGATGGGCATCCAAACGACTTTGTATGGGCGATGAATACACAAACAGGTGAATTGACTAGAATCGTATCTACACCTTATGGTTCTGAAACGACTTCTCCTTACTGGTATAAAGATATTAACGGATTTGGGTATATGACGCTTACGACTCAGCACCCGTTCGGTGAAACAGATGTAGCAGATCCTGATTATGCACTCTCAACGGACATCACTGCTGAAAAAGATTCATCTATCGGTGTTGTCGGACCGTTTGACTTTATCGAAGGTGACGGTAAAGGACTTAGATAA
- the ppsA gene encoding phosphoenolpyruvate synthase: MSEYIKWFNELGMDDVDLVGGKNASLGEMYRHLSAEGILIPNGFAVTAKAYEEILSFNNAWEELETELKNLDPEDVVSLQTCGRKCREIVYACQLPETIEREIKEGFEALKTEYGDEMSLAVRSSATAEDSPNASFAGQNETFLNIRTYAELIESYKKCLASNFTDRSIHYKFVHGFDYLKVYLSVVMMKMVRSDIGQSGVMFSIDTENGFEDVVFINASYGLGENIVQGTIEPDSFYVHKPTFEKGCKSVLKRRKGTKTLRMVFNESNAEELIRNEPTTSEEQHRFCITDDEVLQLAEYAIKVEKHYTKQAGIKRPMDMEWAKDGIDGRLYMVQARPETVHSKTQAHILETYRLKEKAKLLIEGQAVGKKIGSGQVHKMDDLRALEHFREGNVLVAKTTSPDWEPVMKIASAIITETGGRTCHAAIVSRELGIPAVVGAQNAFELLQEGDEVTVSCAEGERGKVYEGLLDFEVVKTDLRDLPKTKTEIMMNLGNPEMAFTLASLPVEGIGLARMEFIINSAIKAHPMALLYPERTDEKTKSELNRLTIDYEDNKTFFVKTLSEGVATIASSVYPKPCVVRMSDFKSNEYASLIGGVFFEPSEENPMIGFRGASRYSHPDYEEGFAMECAAMKRVREEMGFDNVILMIPFCRRVAEAKQVIETMEKYGLKRGENGLKVYMMCELPSNVISIDAFSEYFDGFSIGSNDLTQLTLGVDRDSDIVAFDYDERDSGVLKLIEMAIEGAKRNGRHSGICGQAPSDYPEIAESLVKMGIDSISLNPDSVMSTIQLVSQIEAKED, translated from the coding sequence ATGTCAGAATATATCAAATGGTTTAATGAGCTGGGGATGGATGATGTAGATCTTGTAGGAGGCAAAAATGCTTCTTTAGGAGAGATGTATCGTCATCTTAGTGCAGAAGGGATACTTATACCTAACGGGTTTGCAGTGACTGCCAAAGCATATGAAGAGATACTTAGCTTCAACAATGCATGGGAAGAACTTGAAACTGAGTTAAAGAATCTAGACCCTGAGGATGTTGTATCTTTACAAACATGCGGACGAAAGTGCCGGGAGATCGTCTATGCTTGTCAACTCCCCGAAACGATAGAGCGTGAGATCAAAGAAGGTTTTGAAGCACTCAAGACTGAGTATGGTGATGAGATGAGTTTGGCTGTAAGAAGCTCTGCTACGGCTGAAGACTCACCTAATGCTTCTTTTGCCGGTCAGAATGAAACTTTTTTAAATATACGTACCTATGCAGAGCTGATTGAAAGTTATAAGAAGTGTCTGGCTTCTAATTTTACAGACCGTTCTATCCACTATAAGTTTGTTCATGGGTTTGACTATCTCAAAGTCTATCTAAGTGTAGTGATGATGAAAATGGTCCGCAGTGATATCGGTCAGAGCGGGGTAATGTTCTCTATCGACACAGAGAATGGGTTTGAAGATGTAGTATTCATCAATGCAAGCTACGGCCTTGGAGAAAATATCGTACAGGGTACTATCGAACCCGATAGCTTCTATGTGCATAAGCCTACTTTTGAGAAAGGCTGTAAAAGTGTCCTCAAACGGCGTAAAGGAACCAAAACACTGCGTATGGTGTTTAATGAGAGTAATGCAGAAGAGTTAATACGTAACGAGCCGACTACATCAGAAGAGCAGCATCGTTTTTGTATTACGGATGATGAGGTACTGCAGCTTGCTGAGTATGCGATAAAGGTGGAAAAACATTATACCAAGCAAGCAGGTATCAAACGTCCGATGGATATGGAATGGGCTAAAGACGGGATAGATGGGAGACTCTATATGGTACAGGCTCGCCCTGAGACGGTACATTCTAAAACGCAAGCCCATATATTGGAAACCTATAGACTTAAAGAAAAGGCAAAGTTGCTTATCGAAGGTCAAGCAGTCGGTAAAAAGATAGGAAGCGGACAGGTTCATAAGATGGATGACCTGAGAGCATTGGAGCATTTTAGAGAAGGTAATGTACTTGTTGCTAAAACGACCAGTCCTGATTGGGAACCGGTGATGAAGATCGCTTCAGCTATCATCACAGAAACAGGCGGACGTACCTGTCATGCTGCGATCGTTTCACGTGAGCTTGGTATCCCTGCAGTTGTAGGTGCCCAGAATGCGTTTGAACTTCTACAGGAGGGGGATGAGGTTACGGTAAGCTGTGCAGAAGGTGAGCGAGGGAAAGTCTATGAAGGATTGTTAGACTTTGAAGTAGTCAAAACAGACCTTAGGGATCTTCCTAAAACCAAGACTGAGATCATGATGAACCTAGGAAATCCGGAGATGGCATTTACTCTAGCTTCTCTCCCGGTAGAGGGGATAGGGCTTGCAAGAATGGAGTTTATTATCAATTCAGCGATCAAGGCACATCCGATGGCACTGCTTTATCCTGAAAGGACTGATGAGAAAACAAAAAGTGAGCTCAACCGGTTAACGATCGATTATGAGGATAACAAGACATTTTTTGTCAAAACACTCTCTGAGGGAGTAGCCACTATCGCTTCATCAGTTTATCCTAAACCTTGTGTCGTGCGTATGAGTGACTTCAAGTCCAACGAATATGCATCATTGATAGGAGGAGTGTTCTTTGAGCCAAGTGAAGAGAACCCAATGATAGGATTCCGTGGAGCCTCACGTTACAGCCACCCAGACTATGAAGAGGGCTTTGCAATGGAGTGTGCTGCAATGAAGCGGGTACGAGAAGAGATGGGCTTTGATAATGTGATTCTGATGATCCCGTTTTGCCGAAGGGTAGCTGAAGCCAAACAGGTAATAGAGACGATGGAGAAGTATGGTCTCAAAAGGGGTGAGAATGGACTCAAGGTCTATATGATGTGTGAACTGCCAAGTAATGTGATCAGCATTGATGCATTTAGTGAGTATTTTGACGGGTTTAGTATCGGAAGTAATGACCTGACACAGCTTACATTAGGAGTAGACCGAGACAGTGATATCGTGGCGTTTGATTATGATGAACGAGACAGCGGAGTCTTGAAACTGATAGAAATGGCTATTGAGGGAGCTAAACGTAACGGTAGACATAGCGGTATTTGCGGACAGGCACCATCAGATTATCCTGAGATTGCAGAATCCCTGGTAAAGATGGGAATTGACTCTATCAGTCTCAATCCCGATAGTGTTATGTCAACCATACAACTCGTCAGTCAGATCGAGGCTAAAGAGGATTAG
- a CDS encoding MBL fold metallo-hydrolase RNA specificity domain-containing protein codes for MAYVQSFGAAETVTGSCHLLQLQNGINILIDCGMFQGLVEEDNRNPFGFDPSEIDFLLITHGHLDHVGRIPKLIKEGFNGTIITTKPTLDLAEIVLMDSAKLQEESYKTAYKKAQRIGEEENVPKPLYMKDDIPLIFQLPKIHANYDQPFSLGHGINVTFKNAGHILGSAVIQITFEDDGVPKTVVFSGDLGNKYDLVLPAPDILDEADVLFIESTYGDRNHKGINETDEELGSVIKETINNDGNVLIPSFAIDRTQDILCMLKKMYDKGELPVCKIYLDSPMAIRATEIYKKYPEELSQCCNELLERDGTIFDFPYLNYTLNVKESMMINEEESGCIIIAGAGMCNGGRILQHFKHRLWNEKNALVFVGYQAKGTLGRKIVDGERKINIYNEDIIIKAQVHTINGFSAHADQNELIEWMQNFKKLGKVFLIHGERDKQEIFQQEIKKRMNKKSHIVKYAEEIGI; via the coding sequence ATGGCTTATGTACAATCCTTCGGAGCTGCAGAGACAGTAACAGGTTCCTGTCACTTGTTACAGCTGCAAAACGGTATCAATATCTTGATAGATTGCGGAATGTTCCAGGGATTGGTTGAAGAAGACAACCGTAATCCTTTCGGATTTGATCCGAGTGAGATAGATTTTCTGTTGATTACTCATGGTCACCTTGATCATGTCGGGCGTATTCCCAAACTTATCAAAGAGGGCTTCAATGGTACCATCATTACTACTAAACCTACGTTGGACCTGGCTGAAATAGTATTGATGGATAGTGCAAAACTTCAAGAAGAGAGTTATAAAACTGCTTACAAAAAAGCACAACGTATCGGAGAAGAAGAAAACGTACCTAAACCTCTTTACATGAAAGATGATATACCTCTGATCTTCCAATTACCAAAAATACATGCAAACTATGATCAACCGTTTTCTCTAGGTCACGGAATCAATGTAACTTTCAAAAATGCCGGACATATTTTAGGCTCTGCGGTCATCCAGATCACTTTTGAGGATGATGGTGTACCAAAGACTGTAGTCTTTAGTGGAGACCTTGGTAATAAATATGATCTGGTCTTACCTGCACCTGATATCCTTGATGAGGCTGATGTACTATTTATTGAATCCACTTATGGTGACAGAAATCATAAAGGTATCAATGAAACTGACGAAGAGCTTGGTTCGGTTATCAAAGAGACGATCAATAATGATGGAAATGTCCTTATCCCTTCCTTTGCTATAGATCGTACGCAGGATATTCTATGTATGCTTAAAAAGATGTATGATAAAGGTGAACTCCCTGTATGCAAGATCTATCTTGACTCACCCATGGCGATACGTGCGACTGAGATATACAAAAAGTATCCTGAAGAGCTTAGTCAGTGCTGTAACGAATTGTTAGAGCGTGACGGCACGATATTTGACTTTCCTTATCTTAACTACACCCTCAATGTCAAAGAATCCATGATGATCAATGAAGAGGAGTCGGGCTGTATCATCATTGCAGGGGCAGGAATGTGTAACGGCGGCCGTATCCTTCAGCACTTCAAACACCGGTTGTGGAATGAAAAAAATGCATTGGTATTTGTAGGCTACCAGGCAAAAGGTACGCTGGGGAGAAAGATCGTTGACGGGGAGAGAAAGATCAATATCTATAATGAAGATATCATCATCAAGGCACAGGTTCATACGATCAACGGTTTTTCAGCTCATGCTGATCAGAATGAACTGATCGAATGGATGCAAAACTTCAAAAAGCTTGGAAAGGTGTTTTTGATACATGGAGAAAGAGATAAGCAGGAGATTTTCCAGCAAGAGATCAAAAAACGTATGAATAAAAAGTCTCACATTGTTAAATATGCTGAAGAGATAGGGATATAA
- a CDS encoding LOG family protein — MLRHSKANKANASFLYHDEARGVRLQLDYLKAEVAMREHHIEHTIVVFGSARIIEPEVAIQAHAEAEKNLEQAPDSPQLQVALKRATAMLKKSIHYEEARAFGRLVGASGKGPHDSRITLMTGAGPGIMEAANRGATDVGAKSIGLKIELPFEQTSNPYITPELNFVFHYFAIRKLHFMHRAKALVVFPGGFGTLDELFEVLTLIQTDTSEPMPVILIHREYWDRLINFEMLRDEEMISDTDYNLLSYAENAQEAWNSILKWYSDRGNPLC, encoded by the coding sequence ATGCTACGACATTCAAAAGCCAATAAAGCCAATGCAAGCTTTTTATACCATGATGAGGCCAGAGGCGTCAGATTACAGCTGGACTATCTCAAGGCAGAAGTCGCGATGCGAGAGCATCATATCGAACATACGATTGTTGTATTTGGCAGTGCACGTATCATAGAACCTGAAGTTGCCATACAGGCACATGCTGAAGCCGAAAAAAATTTGGAACAGGCCCCTGACTCTCCTCAACTTCAAGTTGCATTGAAAAGAGCTACGGCTATGTTGAAAAAAAGTATTCACTATGAGGAAGCACGGGCATTTGGACGACTGGTCGGTGCCAGTGGAAAGGGTCCTCATGATTCACGTATCACATTGATGACCGGTGCAGGACCGGGTATTATGGAGGCAGCCAATCGGGGAGCAACCGACGTTGGTGCAAAATCCATTGGACTCAAAATAGAACTCCCTTTTGAACAAACATCAAACCCTTATATCACACCTGAGCTCAATTTTGTGTTTCACTACTTTGCTATACGAAAACTCCATTTTATGCACCGAGCCAAAGCACTGGTAGTTTTTCCGGGAGGATTTGGGACACTGGATGAACTCTTTGAGGTACTTACCCTGATCCAGACAGACACAAGCGAACCGATGCCAGTTATTCTTATCCACCGCGAGTATTGGGATAGGCTGATTAACTTTGAAATGCTTAGAGACGAAGAGATGATCTCAGATACTGACTATAATCTTCTAAGCTATGCTGAGAATGCTCAAGAGGCCTGGAATAGCATACTGAAGTGGTATAGTGATAGAGGTAATCCACTGTGCTAA
- the thiI gene encoding tRNA uracil 4-sulfurtransferase ThiI yields MDVSANKTQKFILKLFPEIMVKGDAAKKQMVGQLYNNLLALLRPLSETMHIKKFSDKIEVVTPIALVGEVRQILLDTPGIDQVLEALQFDEMKSLDQIKAKVCEVVAESLKDKSFVVRAKRTGTHEFNSSLMERTVGGYILAHSNARSVDLHHPEITVRIELINNQLNIITDKHNGLGGYPIGTQGDILSLMSGGFDSTVASYLTMKRGIKTHFIFFNLGGAAHEIGVKQVALYLWNKFGASHRVKFVSVPFDAVVEEIFRSTAETYMGVTLKRLMLMAAEKIADEMEIDALLTGESVAQVSSQTLRNLALIDQVTNKLVLRPLATMNKPDIIDIATKIGTRFFAENMPEYCGVISKNPITHGSYKRMEKEAKRFDYTVLDKAVEDAKTIWVDEIIDDVTQSAPVEIVTTLDPEKNVVIDIRAGQECISTPCETIKIPFHKLKTEFKKLPKDKDYLLYCEKGIMSQLHAQYLRDKDKEENVKVYRPS; encoded by the coding sequence GTGGACGTATCAGCAAACAAAACACAAAAATTTATTCTTAAACTCTTTCCTGAGATCATGGTCAAGGGTGACGCTGCAAAAAAGCAGATGGTCGGACAACTCTATAACAATCTCCTAGCACTTCTTCGCCCGCTTAGTGAAACAATGCATATCAAAAAATTCAGTGATAAGATCGAAGTGGTCACACCTATAGCATTGGTTGGAGAGGTTAGACAGATCCTTCTTGATACCCCGGGTATTGACCAGGTACTCGAAGCACTGCAGTTTGATGAAATGAAAAGCCTTGATCAGATCAAAGCTAAAGTATGTGAAGTGGTTGCAGAGAGTCTTAAGGACAAAAGCTTTGTTGTACGTGCGAAACGTACCGGAACACATGAGTTTAACTCATCTTTGATGGAGCGTACAGTCGGCGGATATATCCTTGCACATTCAAATGCTCGCAGCGTTGATCTTCACCATCCAGAGATCACGGTACGTATCGAACTGATCAATAATCAACTCAACATCATCACCGACAAGCACAATGGACTTGGCGGCTATCCTATCGGAACACAAGGTGACATCCTCTCTTTGATGTCGGGAGGATTTGACTCTACGGTTGCCAGTTATCTCACGATGAAACGCGGGATCAAAACCCACTTTATCTTCTTCAATCTTGGGGGTGCTGCCCATGAGATCGGCGTAAAACAGGTTGCACTCTATCTTTGGAACAAGTTTGGTGCCTCACACCGTGTGAAATTCGTCTCTGTACCTTTTGATGCAGTAGTGGAAGAGATCTTCCGTTCTACCGCAGAAACCTATATGGGGGTTACGCTTAAACGTTTGATGCTTATGGCTGCAGAAAAGATCGCTGATGAAATGGAGATCGATGCACTGCTGACAGGAGAGAGTGTTGCACAGGTCAGCAGCCAAACCTTGCGCAACCTTGCACTTATCGATCAGGTCACCAATAAACTCGTCCTTCGTCCACTGGCAACGATGAACAAACCGGATATCATTGATATCGCTACTAAGATAGGTACACGATTCTTTGCTGAGAATATGCCTGAATACTGTGGTGTGATCTCCAAAAACCCTATCACACACGGTTCTTACAAGCGTATGGAAAAAGAAGCCAAACGTTTTGACTATACTGTACTTGATAAAGCGGTAGAAGACGCAAAAACGATATGGGTTGATGAGATCATCGATGATGTTACTCAAAGTGCACCAGTAGAGATAGTCACCACGCTTGATCCTGAAAAAAATGTGGTGATCGATATCCGTGCAGGTCAAGAGTGTATCTCTACACCTTGTGAAACTATCAAAATACCATTTCACAAACTCAAAACAGAGTTTAAAAAGCTGCCTAAAGACAAAGATTATTTACTCTATTGTGAAAAAGGTATCAT